The proteins below come from a single Serinus canaria isolate serCan28SL12 chromosome 6, serCan2020, whole genome shotgun sequence genomic window:
- the FGFBP3 gene encoding fibroblast growth factor-binding protein 3, translating to MRPPLALLALAALGAAASGVEREAAEEWRTGRFSTPEQQRCRWELLSAAGASELRLSCRATGGGAERSCAYRGEPRRCPAFGARSRHYWRQILSRLRRRRHPCAPGAPLSARLCGPDRAPPEAQLRLLPDPGPATPAPGPAPSEDPAQTYCAERWHSLCSFFVGFWEG from the coding sequence ATGAGGCCGCCCCTGGCGCTGCTCGCCCTGGCCGCCCTGGGGGCCGCCGCCAGCGGCGTGGAGCGGGAGGCGGCGGAGGAGTGGCGGACGGGGAGGTTCTCCACGCCGGAGCAGCAGCGGTGCCGCTGGGAGCTGCTCTCGGCGGCGGGGGCCAGCGAGCTGCGGCTGAGCTGCCGGGCGACGGGCGGCGGGGCGGAGCGGAGCTGCGCCTACCGCGGGGAgccgcggcgctgcccggccTTCGGCGCCCGCAGCCGCCACTACTGGCGGCAGATCCTGTCccggctgcggcggcggcggcacccCTGCGCTCCGGGAGCGCCGCTCAGCGCCCGCCTCTGCGGCCCGGACCGTGCCCCACCCGAGGCGCAGCTGCGGCTGCTGCCCGACCCCGGCCCGGCCACGCCGGCCCCCGGCCCGGCGCCCTCCGAGGACCCGGCGCAGACCTACTGCGCCGAGCGGTGGCACTCGCTGTGCAGCTTCTTCGTCGGCTTCTGGGAGGGCTGA